One window from the genome of Ignavibacteria bacterium encodes:
- a CDS encoding NADH-quinone oxidoreductase subunit N, with protein sequence MRMDSANSFRRCSMARFASISETIIWSSSESWDNVSSAISTVKSCCISLLKNCWGENTNLYEQSKMLFASNCVKMESTFICHCRETLMSSQFSINKVDSISQIRFNLPKKISCRLYALRAIGTGTTLVKLHPLFLSLPLILLYYFCIFVHNFFRQNNFMNITANLVGVLPMIVIALVTLLIILVDALYKENARISFWVSLVGTLAAFFVTFNQTLQQTVFNGMVLVDGFTRFCTLVLLCGTILTILLSRSYLEKLEIHFGEYYALLLSAVLGMMFLTSAGDLMMMFIGIELMSVCFYVLAGFLRKRTTSNESALKYFLLGAFATGFLLYGIALLYGSSGTTNIAMIISELDSLQTSMLFWLGIGLLLIGFAFKVAAVPFHMWAPDVYEGAPTSVTAFMATTGKTAAFSGFLLAFANIVGHTSQNFSHEKLSLALAIISAASMILGNVVAISQTNIKRMLAYSSIAHAGYMLAGLASGTQYGVQGILFYLAAYTLMNLGAFGVISLVEQIEETNLSLNDYAGFSQKQPALAAMFAIFMFSLSGIPPFAGFFGKYYVFAAAVSGGFTWLAIIGVLTSAIAAYYYLRIVVLMYFKNSETELIVSASRISFAAISLAAIGVIIFGMFPSLLTNLITKSW encoded by the coding sequence ATGCGTATGGATTCTGCTAATTCGTTTCGTCGTTGTTCTATGGCTCGTTTCGCAAGTATTTCCGAAACCATAATTTGGTCGTCAAGCGAAAGTTGGGATAATGTATCGAGTGCTATATCTACTGTTAAAAGTTGTTGCATAAGTTTGTTGAAAAATTGTTGGGGAGAAAATACAAATCTTTATGAGCAAAGCAAAATGTTGTTTGCATCAAATTGTGTCAAGATGGAGTCCACCTTTATTTGTCATTGCCGAGAAACTTTAATGAGTTCACAGTTTTCAATAAACAAGGTGGACTCCATCTCTCAAATCAGATTTAATCTTCCAAAAAAAATTTCGTGCAGATTGTACGCTCTCCGAGCCATAGGTACAGGAACAACACTCGTGAAACTCCATCCGTTATTTCTTTCACTTCCATTGATTTTACTTTACTATTTCTGTATTTTTGTCCATAATTTTTTTCGTCAAAACAACTTTATGAATATTACAGCAAATCTCGTTGGCGTTCTGCCGATGATTGTCATTGCTCTCGTTACACTTCTCATTATTCTCGTTGATGCACTGTATAAAGAAAACGCTCGTATCAGTTTTTGGGTATCGCTTGTTGGAACACTTGCAGCGTTTTTTGTTACATTCAATCAAACCCTGCAACAAACGGTTTTCAATGGAATGGTACTTGTAGATGGCTTCACGCGATTCTGCACACTTGTTTTACTCTGCGGAACTATTCTCACGATATTACTATCACGTTCGTATTTGGAAAAATTAGAAATTCACTTCGGAGAATATTATGCGTTGTTGCTTTCAGCAGTATTAGGAATGATGTTTCTCACTTCCGCTGGCGATTTAATGATGATGTTTATCGGAATAGAATTGATGTCGGTGTGTTTTTATGTTCTTGCGGGATTTCTGCGCAAACGTACGACATCGAATGAATCTGCATTGAAATATTTTTTGCTTGGCGCATTTGCAACAGGATTTCTTCTCTACGGAATTGCATTACTGTACGGTTCATCGGGAACAACAAACATCGCTATGATTATTTCCGAACTCGATTCATTACAAACTTCTATGTTATTTTGGCTCGGTATCGGATTGTTGCTTATCGGTTTTGCTTTTAAAGTAGCGGCTGTTCCGTTTCATATGTGGGCGCCGGATGTGTACGAAGGCGCGCCAACTTCGGTTACTGCATTTATGGCAACAACGGGAAAAACTGCAGCGTTCTCAGGATTTCTCCTCGCATTTGCAAACATCGTCGGACATACATCGCAAAATTTTTCACACGAAAAACTTTCTCTTGCGCTTGCAATTATTTCTGCCGCTTCGATGATTCTCGGAAATGTTGTTGCAATTTCTCAAACGAACATCAAACGAATGTTAGCGTACAGCAGTATTGCCCACGCAGGATATATGCTTGCGGGACTTGCATCGGGAACACAATACGGCGTGCAGGGAATTTTATTTTATCTCGCCGCATACACATTGATGAATCTTGGCGCGTTCGGAGTAATTTCCCTCGTTGAACAAATTGAGGAAACAAATCTTTCACTCAATGATTACGCGGGCTTTTCGCAAAAACAACCGGCGCTTGCGGCAATGTTCGCGATTTTTATGTTCTCGCTTTCCGGTATTCCTCCATTCGCAGGTTTCTTCGGAAAATATTATGTGTTTGCCGCCGCAGTGAGCGGTGGATTCACGTGGCTTGCAATTATCGGAGTTCTTACAAGTGCAATAGCCGCATATTATTATTTGCGCATTGTCGTGCTGATGTATTTCAAAAATAGTGAAACGGAACTTATTGTTTCCGCCTCGCGCATTTCTTTTGCCGCAATTTCTCTCGCCGCAATCGGTGTTATTATTTTCGGAATGTTTCCTTCATTGCTGACAAATTTGATTACAAAAAGTTGGTAG
- a CDS encoding NAD(P)H-hydrate dehydratase has protein sequence MEILLSTDEMRSCDKQAGEEYSLPSLLLMENAGRSVVDSMEKHFGSVAEKSFLIVCGKGNNGGDGFVVARHLFNRGGYVHILLVGKKSDVKGDAKTNLDIVLQLQKKTKNTSLFSFREIQRAFSKNCPRCDFIIDALFGTGFSCEVRKPYSEIIEWMNESKKPIVALDIPSGINSDNGMKTNVAVKAQLTVTMAAKKIGLLVNDGKECSGKIEVADISIPKKFLKEKRYTFLVEKNDVEDFLPKRKLNANKYSVGKVFVLAGSQQFPGAAFMTATSAMRVGAGAVILGTVKSLYPLLVKKLTEVMLEPLDETSEGTISLSAKEKILERIEWCDVVAIGPGISQNKETQSLVAEIISSCTKPMVIDADALSAITNYELQITNCIFTPHSGELSRMLGISSEEIETHRVEIARSSSKKLNAIVVLKGNPTVIAAPNGKVFLNSTGNPGMATAGSGDVLTGTVAGILAQMKSENISFEEKLQRSAIISAYLHGLAGDIAEEKFGKRSIMAMDISDSLSSAMHIVDRT, from the coding sequence ATGGAAATACTTCTCTCAACTGACGAAATGCGTTCCTGCGATAAACAAGCAGGAGAAGAGTATTCTCTTCCTTCATTATTGTTGATGGAAAATGCAGGACGAAGCGTTGTTGATTCAATGGAAAAACATTTTGGAAGTGTTGCGGAAAAATCATTTCTCATCGTTTGCGGAAAAGGAAACAACGGCGGCGATGGGTTTGTTGTTGCGCGGCATTTATTCAATCGCGGAGGATATGTTCACATTCTCCTTGTTGGAAAAAAATCCGATGTCAAAGGTGATGCAAAAACCAATCTCGATATTGTTCTTCAACTTCAGAAGAAAACAAAAAACACTTCGCTCTTTTCTTTCAGAGAAATACAAAGAGCATTCTCAAAAAATTGTCCGCGTTGCGATTTCATTATTGATGCATTATTCGGAACCGGATTTTCCTGTGAAGTGCGAAAACCGTATTCGGAAATTATCGAGTGGATGAATGAAAGTAAAAAGCCAATTGTTGCTCTCGATATTCCTTCGGGAATAAATTCTGATAACGGAATGAAAACGAATGTTGCCGTGAAAGCACAACTCACGGTAACAATGGCGGCAAAAAAAATCGGTTTGCTTGTGAACGATGGCAAAGAATGTTCTGGAAAAATTGAAGTCGCAGATATTTCCATTCCGAAAAAATTCCTCAAAGAAAAACGCTATACTTTTCTTGTTGAAAAAAATGATGTTGAAGATTTTCTTCCGAAACGAAAACTAAACGCAAATAAATATTCTGTCGGAAAAGTGTTTGTGCTTGCAGGTTCGCAACAATTTCCCGGGGCAGCGTTTATGACTGCAACAAGCGCAATGAGAGTAGGCGCAGGAGCAGTAATTCTCGGAACGGTGAAATCACTCTATCCGTTGCTGGTAAAAAAACTTACGGAAGTAATGCTTGAACCACTCGATGAAACAAGCGAAGGAACAATTTCACTTTCTGCAAAAGAAAAAATTCTTGAGCGAATTGAATGGTGCGATGTTGTTGCTATCGGTCCCGGAATTTCCCAAAACAAAGAAACACAATCGCTTGTTGCCGAAATAATTTCATCGTGCACAAAGCCGATGGTGATTGATGCAGATGCGCTTTCTGCAATTACGAATTACGAATTACAAATTACGAATTGCATATTCACTCCTCATAGCGGGGAACTTTCTCGTATGCTTGGAATTTCATCAGAAGAAATTGAAACGCATCGTGTTGAAATTGCGAGAAGTTCATCAAAGAAATTGAATGCAATTGTAGTATTGAAAGGAAATCCGACTGTGATTGCAGCACCGAATGGAAAAGTTTTTCTCAATTCCACAGGAAATCCCGGAATGGCAACAGCAGGAAGCGGCGATGTTTTGACGGGAACGGTTGCAGGAATACTTGCACAAATGAAATCGGAAAATATTTCCTTTGAAGAAAAACTTCAACGCTCTGCAATCATTAGCGCATATTTGCACGGACTTGCGGGTGATATTGCAGAAGAGAAATTCGGTAAGCGTTCAATAATGGCAATGGATATCAGCGATTCGCTTTCATCGGCGATGCATATTGTTGACAGAACGTAG
- a CDS encoding type II toxin-antitoxin system mRNA interferase toxin, RelE/StbE family, producing the protein MPTLHWSSRYQSAFRKRTKQNPKLYDKIADIMRRLEQDPFAGTLKTHKLHGRFEGSWACSVEYDLRIVFEFKKNPDTQQDDILLVDIGTHDEVY; encoded by the coding sequence ATGCCAACGCTTCATTGGTCATCGCGGTATCAATCTGCGTTTCGGAAACGGACAAAACAAAACCCGAAACTCTACGACAAGATTGCTGACATTATGAGAAGATTAGAGCAAGACCCGTTTGCCGGGACACTCAAAACTCACAAACTGCACGGAAGATTTGAAGGTTCGTGGGCTTGTTCTGTCGAGTATGATTTAAGAATCGTTTTTGAGTTTAAGAAAAACCCGGATACACAACAAGACGATATTCTCCTTGTTGATATTGGCACGCACGATGAAGTATATTGA